From Acidimicrobiales bacterium, one genomic window encodes:
- a CDS encoding oxidoreductase produces the protein MSASTKWTEDDIPDQTGRVVLVTGANAGLGFETARALAQHGAHVVMACRNADKAAAAEASINALAPSGSVEILLTDMADLDSVAGSAALFLAGHERLDVLINNAGIMATPHATTAQGFESQFGVNHLGHFALTALLLPTLISTGDGSRVVNVSSNGHRMGKMDFDDLMAEKKYRPWTAYFQSKLANLLFTSELQRRLADAAVPTIAVAAHPGGSRTELADKSTGQGVLNFVMKATRPIAEPLFSQPAAMGALPQLYAAVAPGVEGNDYYGPDGRGEMKGHPKKVGRTSRARNAADAARLWDVSLDLTGADYSGLEK, from the coding sequence ATGAGCGCCTCGACGAAGTGGACCGAAGACGACATCCCGGACCAGACCGGCCGGGTGGTGCTGGTGACCGGTGCCAATGCCGGCCTCGGCTTCGAGACCGCTCGTGCCCTGGCTCAGCACGGTGCCCATGTGGTCATGGCGTGTCGCAACGCTGACAAGGCCGCGGCGGCGGAGGCGTCGATCAACGCGCTGGCCCCCTCCGGGTCGGTCGAGATACTGCTGACCGACATGGCCGACCTCGATTCGGTCGCCGGATCCGCGGCACTGTTCCTCGCCGGCCACGAACGGCTCGACGTGTTGATCAACAACGCGGGGATCATGGCGACGCCGCACGCCACCACTGCGCAGGGGTTCGAGTCCCAGTTCGGGGTCAACCATCTCGGGCACTTCGCGCTCACGGCCCTTCTCCTCCCCACGCTCATCTCGACCGGTGACGGGAGCCGGGTCGTCAACGTGAGCAGCAACGGACACCGCATGGGGAAGATGGACTTCGACGACCTCATGGCCGAGAAGAAGTACCGACCATGGACCGCCTACTTCCAGAGCAAGCTCGCCAACCTCCTCTTCACCAGCGAACTGCAGCGGCGGCTGGCCGACGCAGCGGTGCCCACGATCGCGGTGGCCGCCCACCCCGGCGGGTCGCGCACCGAGCTCGCCGACAAGAGCACGGGACAGGGCGTGCTCAACTTCGTGATGAAGGCGACGCGTCCGATCGCCGAACCACTGTTCTCGCAGCCCGCCGCCATGGGGGCGCTGCCACAGCTGTACGCAGCGGTTGCCCCCGGGGTGGAGGGCAACGACTACTACGGCCCCGACGGACGCGGGGAGATGAAGGGACACCCGAAGAAGGTCGGGCGAACCTCCCGGGCCCGCAACGCCGCCGATGCCGCTCGCCTCTGGGACGTCTCGCTCGACCTCACCGGAGCCGACTACTCGGGTTTGGAGAAGTAG
- a CDS encoding phosphotransferase family protein, whose protein sequence is MSESSEPDEELSSAPKFHTDRSHYGLAFERWFADRYPSRRDISVTDIDIPVSTGFSNETVFLDLSWTENGDAQTQRYVARIEPTSGALFPAQTAHCSVSVEVQHRAMETVGRHCDAPVPELLGYEADTSYIGQPFFVMGFTEGRIPADTPRYSEEGFLVDEATPEERRRMVTTGLEAMGRIHNIDWRSADLDWLDTSGTGEPSTKVQLDLYRASTLAQLDGREHPVLDAAFEWLYANDPGDDRIGLSWGDSRLGNVIWQDYRPAAVVDWEACALSPTEADVGWWLMFDRMSFDEVGAARMEGFPTREEMIEIYERVSGREVRDPHYWEVFGTMRFCAIFIGLADRMVANGLVPAEINMSVANMVTQSLATLLQIDNPTPSPF, encoded by the coding sequence GTGAGCGAATCATCCGAGCCCGACGAAGAACTCAGCAGCGCCCCGAAGTTCCACACCGACCGCAGCCACTACGGCCTTGCGTTCGAGCGGTGGTTCGCCGATCGGTACCCGTCCCGACGCGACATCTCGGTGACCGACATCGACATCCCCGTGTCGACCGGCTTCTCCAACGAGACCGTCTTCCTCGATCTCTCGTGGACCGAGAACGGCGATGCCCAGACCCAACGCTACGTCGCCCGCATCGAGCCGACCTCCGGTGCGCTGTTCCCCGCGCAGACCGCGCACTGCAGCGTGTCGGTCGAGGTGCAGCATCGGGCCATGGAGACCGTCGGACGGCACTGCGATGCGCCGGTTCCCGAGCTCCTCGGCTACGAGGCCGACACCTCCTACATCGGCCAGCCCTTCTTCGTGATGGGCTTCACCGAAGGTCGCATCCCGGCCGATACGCCCCGCTACTCCGAGGAGGGGTTCCTGGTCGACGAAGCCACCCCCGAGGAGCGCCGCCGCATGGTGACGACCGGGCTCGAGGCAATGGGGCGGATCCACAACATCGACTGGCGATCGGCCGACCTCGACTGGCTCGACACCAGCGGCACCGGCGAGCCGTCGACGAAGGTCCAGCTCGACCTCTATCGGGCCTCGACGCTCGCCCAGCTCGACGGGCGCGAGCACCCCGTGCTCGATGCCGCGTTCGAGTGGCTCTACGCCAACGATCCGGGCGACGACCGCATCGGTCTCTCGTGGGGCGACTCCCGGCTCGGCAACGTCATCTGGCAGGACTACCGCCCCGCGGCCGTCGTGGACTGGGAGGCGTGTGCCCTCTCCCCCACCGAGGCCGATGTGGGCTGGTGGCTGATGTTCGACCGCATGTCGTTCGACGAGGTCGGCGCGGCCCGCATGGAGGGCTTCCCGACCCGCGAGGAGATGATCGAGATCTACGAGCGGGTCTCGGGGCGCGAGGTGCGTGACCCGCACTACTGGGAGGTCTTCGGCACCATGCGCTTCTGTGCGATCTTCATCGGCCTGGCCGACCGCATGGTCGCCAACGGGCTCGTGCCGGCCGAGATCAACATGTCGGTCGCCAACATGGTCACCCAGTCGCTCGCCACCCTGCTCCAGATCGACAACCCCACCCCGAGCCCCTTCTGA
- a CDS encoding polyribonucleotide nucleotidyltransferase, whose translation MTDTHSVTGAFTRGEGKDATFEIGRFAPLAGGSVTASIGNTVVLVTATGAKSARDGADFFPLTVDIEERMYAAGKIPGSFFRREARAGEQAILTCRLIDRPLRPAFPDGYRNEVHVVGTVLGADQKNPYDVLALNAASLALSVSPIPFDGPVGAVRMSWSPDGEWIPFPTYEESEESAFEMVVAGRMADGDVAVMMVEAGGTANSWNLYESGTPKVDEDVLAGGLEACKVWIREMIELQQRAIDAVGHVEKMTPPVAVDYSDEILAAVQSAGTDRIAETQKIADKTQRQDAEGELSAALVAELEGQFADTPDAVKQIKNAIRSVTKAVVRKRIVEEGIRIDGRKTNELRHVTSEVGVIPTAHGSGLFQRGETQVLNFTTLGLGRSDMMIDDLSPIDKKRYFHHYNFPPFSTGETGFMRGPKRREIGHGALAERAVFPVVPSFEEWPYTVRTVSEVMASNGSSSMASVCGSTLSLMDAGVPIKAPVAGIAMGLVHAEGQYVTLTDILGAEDAFGDMDFKVAGTTDFVTALQLDTKIAGIPANVLAGALSQAKEARLDILDVMLEAIAEPREEVRDTAPKIVSFEIPIEKIGEVIGPKGKVINSIQAETGAVISVDDDGMVGIVSIASPDKAIVDEAERQIQLILDPPTAEVGATYQGRVVNITKFGAFVNILPGRDGLLHISKIGGGKRIDRVEDVLELGQEIAVTVEDVDPNGKISLKPEGAPDTDKKSSREPREPRGDRDRGRDRDGDSDDDSPASDGDTEVVSFEAAFDEELAGEYGDLGPDAPRRSGGGGGGRGRGRGRR comes from the coding sequence ATGACTGATACCCACTCCGTCACCGGCGCGTTCACGCGCGGTGAAGGCAAGGACGCCACCTTCGAGATCGGCAGGTTCGCCCCCCTCGCCGGTGGTTCCGTGACTGCGAGCATCGGCAACACCGTCGTGCTCGTCACCGCCACCGGTGCGAAGTCGGCCCGCGACGGTGCCGACTTCTTCCCGCTGACCGTCGACATCGAAGAGCGCATGTACGCCGCGGGCAAGATCCCCGGCTCGTTCTTCCGTCGTGAGGCCCGTGCCGGTGAGCAGGCGATCCTCACCTGTCGACTGATCGACCGCCCGTTGCGTCCGGCCTTCCCCGACGGCTACCGCAACGAGGTCCACGTCGTGGGCACCGTGCTCGGTGCCGACCAGAAGAACCCCTACGACGTACTGGCCCTCAATGCTGCGTCGCTCGCCCTCAGCGTCTCGCCGATCCCGTTCGACGGGCCCGTCGGCGCGGTTCGTATGAGCTGGTCGCCCGACGGTGAATGGATTCCCTTCCCCACCTACGAAGAGTCCGAGGAATCGGCCTTCGAGATGGTCGTGGCCGGCCGCATGGCCGACGGCGACGTCGCCGTCATGATGGTCGAGGCCGGCGGCACCGCGAACTCGTGGAACCTCTACGAGAGCGGCACCCCCAAGGTCGACGAAGACGTCCTCGCCGGCGGCCTCGAGGCCTGCAAGGTCTGGATCCGCGAGATGATCGAGCTGCAGCAGCGGGCGATCGACGCGGTGGGTCACGTCGAGAAGATGACCCCGCCGGTGGCCGTCGACTACAGCGACGAGATCCTCGCCGCCGTGCAGTCGGCCGGCACCGACCGCATCGCGGAGACCCAGAAGATCGCCGACAAGACCCAGCGTCAGGACGCCGAAGGCGAGCTCAGCGCCGCCCTCGTCGCCGAGCTCGAGGGCCAGTTCGCCGACACTCCCGATGCCGTCAAGCAGATCAAGAACGCGATCCGCTCCGTCACCAAGGCGGTCGTGCGCAAGCGCATCGTCGAAGAAGGCATCCGCATCGACGGCCGCAAGACCAACGAGCTGCGTCACGTCACCAGCGAGGTCGGCGTCATCCCGACCGCGCACGGTTCCGGTCTCTTCCAGCGAGGTGAGACCCAGGTCCTCAACTTCACGACCCTCGGCCTCGGCCGCAGCGACATGATGATCGACGACCTCTCGCCGATCGACAAGAAGCGCTACTTCCACCACTACAACTTCCCGCCCTTCTCCACGGGCGAGACCGGCTTCATGCGTGGCCCCAAGCGTCGTGAGATCGGTCACGGTGCCCTCGCCGAGCGCGCCGTGTTCCCGGTGGTCCCGTCGTTCGAGGAGTGGCCCTACACCGTGCGTACCGTCTCGGAGGTCATGGCCTCCAACGGTTCGTCGTCGATGGCGTCGGTCTGTGGATCGACCCTGTCGCTGATGGATGCCGGTGTGCCGATCAAGGCGCCCGTCGCCGGTATCGCCATGGGTCTCGTCCACGCCGAGGGGCAATACGTCACACTCACCGACATCCTCGGTGCCGAGGACGCCTTCGGCGACATGGACTTCAAGGTCGCCGGTACCACCGACTTCGTCACGGCGCTCCAGCTCGACACGAAGATCGCCGGTATCCCGGCCAACGTCCTCGCCGGCGCCCTGAGCCAGGCCAAGGAAGCCCGCCTCGACATCCTCGACGTGATGCTCGAGGCCATCGCCGAGCCCCGTGAAGAGGTGCGCGACACCGCGCCGAAGATCGTCTCGTTCGAGATCCCGATCGAGAAGATCGGTGAGGTCATCGGCCCGAAGGGCAAGGTCATCAACTCGATCCAGGCCGAGACCGGCGCCGTCATCTCCGTCGACGACGACGGGATGGTGGGCATCGTTTCGATCGCGTCGCCCGACAAGGCCATCGTGGACGAGGCCGAGCGTCAGATCCAGCTGATCCTCGATCCGCCCACCGCCGAAGTCGGCGCGACCTATCAGGGCCGCGTGGTCAACATCACCAAGTTCGGTGCGTTCGTCAACATCCTTCCGGGACGAGACGGGCTCCTGCACATCTCGAAGATCGGTGGCGGCAAGCGCATCGATCGTGTCGAGGATGTCCTCGAACTCGGCCAGGAGATCGCGGTCACCGTCGAAGACGTCGACCCGAACGGCAAGATCAGCCTGAAGCCCGAGGGCGCCCCCGACACCGACAAGAAGTCGAGTCGTGAGCCCCGCGAGCCCCGCGGCGACCGTGATCGTGGTCGCGACCGCGACGGCGACAGCGACGACGACAGCCCGGCCTCCGACGGCGACACCGAGGTCGTCTCGTTCGAGGCGGCCTTCGACGAGGAGCTCGCCGGTGAGTACGGCGATCTCGGCCCTGATGCTCCCCGCCGCTCCGGTGGCGGTGGCGGTGGGCGCGGCCGTGGCCGTGGGCGTCGCTGA
- a CDS encoding ferredoxin: MKIVVDYDLCESNAICMQIAPDLFEVRDDDFLYVLNEEPGEDRREALEECVQRCPKQAISIAE, encoded by the coding sequence ATGAAGATCGTGGTCGACTATGACCTCTGCGAGAGCAACGCCATCTGCATGCAGATCGCGCCCGATCTCTTCGAGGTCCGCGATGACGACTTCCTCTACGTGCTCAACGAAGAGCCCGGCGAGGACCGCCGCGAGGCCCTCGAGGAGTGCGTGCAGCGCTGCCCGAAGCAGGCCATCTCCATCGCGGAGTGA
- a CDS encoding FAD-dependent oxidoreductase has protein sequence MTRRSITIVGASLAGLRAAESLRRQEFDGTITLIGDEPHAPYDRPPLSKQFLGGEWDRDRLALTKPEKLAEFDLEFRLGTRATAFDLASRRLTLDDGDALEVDGLLIATGARCRTLPGTEEIDGVFVLRGLDDAESLRAAFDAGPSRVVVVGAGFIGAEVAATARARGLEVTLIEALPQPLGRVLGDEMGAVCADVHRDHGVDLRVGVGVRSIEAGPDGRVERVVLSDDSVVEAEVVVVGIGVIPNTEWLEGSGLEIDNGVVCDATCLAAPGVTAAGDVARWPNQRFDEVMRVEHWDNAVEQGGHAARRLLQADEEAEPFTPVPWFWSDQYDRKIQLAGRIRPDDDMQIVTGSVEERRFAALYGRAGRLVGVLGFNRPRHVMQYKTLIENGTSYADALAADV, from the coding sequence GTGACTCGCCGCTCCATCACGATCGTCGGCGCGTCGCTCGCCGGCCTGCGTGCAGCGGAGTCGCTTCGGCGTCAGGAATTCGACGGAACGATCACGCTGATCGGCGATGAGCCCCACGCGCCCTACGACCGTCCGCCGCTGTCGAAGCAGTTCCTGGGGGGCGAGTGGGATCGTGACCGGCTCGCGCTGACCAAACCCGAGAAGCTGGCCGAGTTCGATCTCGAGTTCCGGCTCGGTACCCGCGCGACTGCGTTCGACCTGGCGAGTCGCCGGCTCACCCTCGACGATGGCGATGCTCTCGAGGTCGATGGCCTTCTCATCGCCACCGGGGCCCGCTGCCGCACACTGCCCGGTACCGAGGAGATCGACGGCGTGTTCGTGCTCCGCGGTCTCGACGACGCCGAGTCGCTGAGGGCCGCCTTCGACGCCGGTCCGTCGCGAGTGGTCGTCGTGGGCGCCGGGTTCATCGGTGCCGAGGTCGCGGCCACCGCACGAGCACGAGGCCTCGAGGTGACGCTGATCGAGGCGCTGCCCCAACCGCTCGGCCGGGTGCTGGGTGACGAGATGGGTGCCGTGTGCGCCGACGTGCATCGCGACCACGGCGTCGATCTGCGAGTCGGTGTCGGTGTCCGGTCGATCGAGGCAGGGCCCGACGGCCGGGTCGAGCGGGTCGTGCTCTCCGACGACAGCGTCGTCGAGGCCGAGGTCGTCGTGGTCGGCATCGGCGTGATTCCCAACACCGAATGGCTCGAGGGTTCCGGGCTCGAGATCGACAACGGTGTGGTCTGCGATGCCACCTGTCTGGCGGCTCCGGGGGTCACCGCGGCCGGTGACGTCGCCCGGTGGCCCAACCAACGCTTCGACGAGGTCATGCGGGTCGAGCACTGGGACAATGCGGTCGAGCAGGGTGGCCATGCGGCGCGTCGTCTGCTGCAGGCCGACGAAGAAGCCGAGCCGTTCACCCCGGTTCCCTGGTTCTGGAGCGATCAGTACGACCGCAAGATCCAGCTCGCGGGCCGGATCCGACCCGATGACGACATGCAGATCGTCACGGGAAGCGTCGAGGAACGTCGCTTCGCCGCACTCTACGGTCGCGCCGGTCGCCTGGTCGGGGTGCTCGGGTTCAACCGCCCCCGCCATGTCATGCAGTACAAGACGTTGATCGAGAACGGCACGTCGTACGCCGATGCGCTCGCAGCCGACGTCTGA
- a CDS encoding lysoplasmalogenase, whose product MTTTAVMLLAVAAIAATIDWWSVATDRLGVEFLAKPAVIICLIGVALAIEIEPGGASNVERGIIIAALGASLVGDVVLMTPDARFEAGLAAFLVAHIFYIAALAPDFVIGPGLIAGILIVAIGFGVVPQLLAAVRVHGPLITVAVMTYVVVVSSMGIVAAGTGLLVTAIGGALFVTSDALLGWGRFIGPAPGGRVLVHITYHVGQAGLVLWLAA is encoded by the coding sequence ATGACGACGACCGCGGTGATGCTCCTGGCGGTCGCCGCGATCGCGGCCACCATCGACTGGTGGTCGGTGGCGACCGACCGGCTCGGGGTCGAGTTCCTGGCGAAACCGGCCGTCATCATCTGCCTGATCGGGGTGGCGCTGGCGATCGAGATCGAGCCGGGCGGCGCGAGCAATGTCGAACGCGGCATCATCATCGCCGCGCTGGGCGCGTCGCTGGTCGGCGACGTCGTCTTGATGACACCCGATGCGCGCTTCGAGGCCGGACTGGCCGCGTTCCTCGTCGCCCACATCTTCTACATCGCCGCGTTGGCTCCCGATTTCGTGATCGGCCCCGGTCTCATCGCCGGCATCCTGATCGTTGCCATCGGGTTCGGCGTGGTGCCACAGCTGCTCGCTGCGGTCCGCGTCCACGGGCCGCTGATCACCGTGGCGGTGATGACCTATGTGGTCGTCGTCAGCTCCATGGGCATCGTGGCGGCGGGGACCGGCCTGCTCGTGACGGCGATCGGCGGCGCACTGTTCGTGACCTCCGATGCACTCCTCGGTTGGGGCCGTTTCATCGGCCCGGCACCGGGCGGCCGGGTGCTCGTGCACATCACCTATCACGTCGGTCAGGCGGGGCTGGTCCTGTGGCTGGCCGCCTGA
- a CDS encoding LLM class F420-dependent oxidoreductase, with translation MHFGVTIFPSADAMPMTELGPALEERGFESLWVAEHTHIPASRRSPWPGGAELPQMYYETMDPFVALTAAATATTTLKVATGITLVPQHHPITLAKQVASIDQVSGGRFILGVGGGWNAEEMENHGGDFSTRWKLMRERIEAMKAIWADDPAEYHGDMVDFDPIWSKPKPVQTPHPPIHVGGASPWGPRRAARYGNGWMPINGRGSMLDELEVLAEESAKNDRDPSEIELTLYAAPPDVDEVKRHDDAGVHRFVFGLPPSGADVLLPLLDAYAEVISATS, from the coding sequence ATGCACTTCGGCGTGACGATCTTCCCGTCCGCCGACGCCATGCCGATGACCGAGCTCGGTCCCGCGCTCGAGGAGCGCGGTTTCGAGTCGCTGTGGGTGGCCGAGCACACCCACATCCCCGCGAGCCGCAGGAGCCCCTGGCCGGGCGGCGCCGAGCTGCCGCAGATGTACTACGAGACGATGGACCCGTTCGTCGCGCTCACGGCGGCGGCGACCGCCACGACCACGCTCAAGGTGGCGACCGGTATCACCCTCGTGCCGCAACATCATCCGATCACCCTGGCGAAGCAGGTCGCCTCGATCGACCAGGTGTCGGGTGGTCGGTTCATCCTCGGCGTCGGCGGCGGATGGAACGCTGAGGAGATGGAGAACCACGGCGGCGACTTCTCGACCCGCTGGAAGCTGATGCGCGAGCGCATCGAGGCGATGAAGGCGATCTGGGCCGACGACCCGGCCGAGTACCACGGCGACATGGTCGACTTCGACCCGATCTGGTCGAAGCCCAAGCCCGTGCAGACGCCCCATCCGCCGATCCATGTCGGCGGCGCGTCGCCGTGGGGTCCGCGGCGAGCCGCCCGTTACGGCAACGGCTGGATGCCGATCAACGGCCGCGGGTCGATGCTCGACGAGCTCGAGGTGCTGGCCGAGGAGAGCGCGAAGAACGACCGTGACCCGAGCGAGATCGAGCTCACCCTCTACGCCGCCCCGCCCGACGTCGACGAGGTGAAGCGCCACGACGATGCGGGTGTGCACCGGTTCGTCTTCGGTCTGCCGCCGTCCGGGGCCGACGTGTTGTTGCCGCTGCTCGACGCCTACGCCGAAGTCATCAGCGCGACCAGCTGA
- the rpsO gene encoding 30S ribosomal protein S15 produces MAVNLPPKNDTIASMAKAFDLAENDTGSPEIQIALLSDRITHLTEHMKVHKKDHHSRRGLQMLVGKRRRLLDYVKDNDVERYRSVIAHLGLRR; encoded by the coding sequence ATGGCCGTGAACCTGCCCCCGAAGAACGACACCATCGCCAGCATGGCGAAGGCGTTCGATCTTGCCGAGAACGACACCGGATCTCCCGAGATCCAGATCGCGTTGCTCTCGGATCGCATCACCCACCTCACCGAACACATGAAGGTCCACAAGAAGGACCATCACAGTCGGCGGGGTCTGCAGATGCTGGTGGGCAAGCGTCGTCGTCTCCTCGACTATGTCAAGGACAACGACGTCGAGCGGTATCGATCGGTGATCGCCCATCTCGGGCTGCGTCGCTGA